Proteins encoded in a region of the Phaenicophaeus curvirostris isolate KB17595 chromosome 20, BPBGC_Pcur_1.0, whole genome shotgun sequence genome:
- the DBH gene encoding dopamine beta-hydroxylase, whose protein sequence is MGKARRAGAVMQTFGSKLCSCPSFKLREVASIYFSLVMLFLIILMAALQGSVPRRNDFPYKVPLDPKGLLELSWNVSYPEQVVHFQLLIKHLQFGLLFGMSDRGEFENADLAVLWSDGHNSYFGDAWSDAKGRLHMDSQQDYQLLGARKAPKGLYLLFRRAFSTCDPKDYLIEDGTVHLIYGILEEPVHSLQAINISAIRRGLQRVQLLKPNITIPELPSDMKTMEITAPDIVIPSQETTYWCYMAELPDGFLKHHIIMYEPVITAGNEALVHHMEVFQCAAEFDSFPHYNGPCDSKMKPDRLNYCRHVLAAWAMGAQAFYYPEEAGLAFGGPGSSRYLRLEIHYHNPLVLQGRHDSSGIRLYYTATLRRYDAGIMELGLVYTPVMAIPPGEDSFLLTGYCTDKCTQLALPAAGIRIFASQLHTHLAGRKVVTVLSREGRERQVVNADGHYSPHFQEIRMLKELVAVFPGDELITTCTYNTKDRRQATVGGFGILEEMCVNYVHYYPQTQLELCKSAVDPGYLHRYFNLVNRFNDEEVCTCPQVSVPQQFYSIPWNTFNRDVLKSLYDFAPISMHCNKSSAIRFPGEWEKQLLPTITERLQEPVPRCPPTPGSWPAAPIPVNLGELRRD, encoded by the exons GGGCAAAGCCAGGCGCGCGGGTGCCGTCATGCAGACCTTCGGGAGcaagctctgctcctgccccagcttCAAGCTGCGGGAGGTGGCATCCATATACTTCAGCTTGGTCATGTTGTTCCTGATCATCCTGATGGCAGCCCTGCAGGGCTCGGTGCCTCGCAGGAATGATTTTCCCTACAAGGTGCCCCTTGATCCTAAGGGGTTGCTTGAGCTCTCCTGGAACGTCAGCTACCCTGAGCAAGTCGTGCATTTCCAGCTCCTCATCAAGCACTTGCAGTTCGGGCTCCTCTTTGGGATGTCGGACAGGGGCGAGTTTGAGAATGCGGACCTGGCCGTGCTCTGGAGCGATGGGCACAATTCCTATTTCGGG GATGCCTGGAGCGATGCCAAGGGGCGGCTCCACATGGACTCCCAGCAGGATTACCAGCTCCTCGGGGCTCGGAAGGCTCCCAAGGGGCTCTACCTCCTCTTCAGAAGAGCCTTCAGCACCTGCGACCCAAAGGACTACCTTATAGAG GATGGCACCGTGCACCTTATCTACGGGATCCTGGAGGAACCAGTCCATTCCCTCCAAGCCATCAACATCTCTGCCATCCGCAGAGGACTGCAGAGGGTGCAGCTGCTAAAGCCCAACATCACCATCCCTGAACTGCCCAGCGACATGAAGACCATGGAGATAACAGCCCCTGATATTGTTATTCCCAGCCAGGAGACAACCTACTGGTGTTACATGGCAGAGCTCCCAGATGGTTTCCTCAAACATCACATTATTATG TACGAGCCAGTGATCACGGCAGGCAACGAAGCTCTGGTTCACCACATGGAAGTCTTTCAGTGTGCTGCTGAGTTCGACAGCTTTCCCCATTACAATGGGCCCTGCGACTCCAAGATGAAGCCAGACCGGCTCAACTACTGCAGGCACGTGCTTGCAGCATGGGCCATGGGAGCACAG GCTTTCTACTACCCTGAAGAAGCGGGTCTTGCCTTTGGTGGCCCAGGCTCCTCCAGATATTTGCGCCTTGAGATTCATTACCATAATCCCCTGGTGCTGCAAG GTCGCCACGACTCCTCAGGGATTCGCCTCTACTACACGGCCACCCTGCGACGCTACGATGCCGGCATCATGGAGCTGGGCCTGGTCTACACGCCGGTGATGGCCATTCCCCCCGGCGAGGACTCTTTCCTCCTCACAGGGTACTGCACTGACAAGTGCACCCAGCTG GCTCTGCCCGCTGCCGGCATCCGCATCTTCGCCTCCCAGCTCCACACTCACCTGGCAGGAAGAAAAGTGGTGACAGTGCTGTCCCGGGAAGGGAGAGAACGGCAGGTTGTTAACGCTGATGGTCACTACAGCCCTCACTTCCAG GAGATCCGCatgctgaaggagctggttgCAGTTTTTCCA GGTGATGAACTCATCACAACCTGCACATACAACACGAAGGACCGGAGACAAGCCACTGTG GGTGGGTTTGGCATCCTGGAGGAGATGTGTGTGAACTACGTGCACTACTACCCCCAGACACAGCTGGAGCTGTGCAAAAGCGCTGTGGACCCTGGCTACCTGCACCGATACTTCAACCTCGTGAACAG GTTTAACGACGAGGAGGTCTGCACATGCCCACAGGTCTCCGTCCCACAGCAGTTTTACTCCATCCCCTGGAACACGTTCAACAGAGATGTGTTGAAATCCCTCTACGACTTTGCTCCCATCTCGATGCACTGCAACAAATCCTCAGCCATCCGGTTCCCG GGCGAGTGGGAGAAGCAGCTGCTTCCCACCATCacagagaggctgcaggagcCCGTCCCTCGCTGCCCACCCACCCCGGGCTCTTGGCCTGCTGCTCCCATCCCCGTTAACCTGGGTGAGCTCAGGAGGGACTGA